In Pseudomonas fluorescens, a genomic segment contains:
- a CDS encoding OmpA family protein — MSPMIRGLSCVLLLGSAALGGCASHPNGELALQQAGSDFQKVKEDANVLRFAPKDVIRAGESLARADRLSSYWGSGADVVHYAYLSQRYSAIAREHTEQALNQERGAKLELERQRLQLALRESKLISVQQQGKWLEEQIASLATTQTDRGLVMTLGDVLFDTGEAELKNSANRTVLKIVQFLQLNPKRVVRIEGYTDSTGGEQENLKLSRDRAQSVADVLVDLGIDEKRIQVEGYGDQYPVEANASERGRAQNRRVEIVFSDAKGQLGAAR; from the coding sequence ATGAGCCCGATGATCCGTGGTTTGAGCTGTGTATTGCTGCTGGGCAGCGCGGCGCTGGGCGGCTGTGCCAGCCACCCGAATGGCGAACTGGCCCTGCAACAGGCGGGCAGCGATTTCCAGAAGGTCAAGGAAGACGCGAATGTGCTGCGCTTTGCGCCCAAAGACGTGATCCGCGCCGGTGAATCCCTCGCCCGTGCCGATCGCCTGTCCAGCTATTGGGGCAGCGGTGCCGACGTGGTGCATTACGCTTATCTTAGCCAACGCTATAGCGCGATCGCCCGCGAACACACCGAGCAGGCGCTCAACCAGGAGCGCGGCGCCAAGCTTGAACTGGAACGCCAGCGCTTGCAGCTGGCCCTGCGTGAAAGCAAGTTGATCAGCGTGCAGCAACAGGGCAAATGGCTCGAAGAACAGATCGCCAGCCTGGCCACCACCCAGACCGATCGGGGCCTGGTGATGACCCTGGGGGATGTGTTGTTCGACACCGGTGAAGCAGAGCTGAAAAACTCGGCCAACCGCACGGTGTTGAAGATCGTGCAGTTCCTGCAACTGAACCCCAAGCGCGTGGTGCGCATCGAGGGTTACACCGACAGCACGGGCGGCGAGCAGGAAAACCTCAAACTGTCCCGCGACCGCGCGCAATCGGTGGCGGACGTGCTGGTCGACCTGGGCATCGACGAAAAACGCATCCAGGTCGAAGGCTACGGCGATCAGTACCCGGTGGAAGCCAACGCTTCCGAGCGAGGCCGCGCGCAGAACCGTCGGGTGGAAATCGTGTTCTCCGACGCCAAAGGCCAGTTGGGCGCCGCTCGCTGA
- a CDS encoding PLP-dependent aminotransferase family protein gives MTNLLLYQRIAQQLAEDIRRGVYQPGERVPSVRKMSSQLNVSHATVLQAYANLEDQGLIRARPQSGYYVHQTPALTAPTPDIARVERPGLVTRSSIIQQVLVESRREGVFPLGAAVPSVDYLPVRALHQQLAKVTRFQSPRAFSYMFSPGFEPLRRQVAIRMRDAGVVVDPSEVVITHGCVDALQMSLRVLTRPGDLIAAESPTYYGLLQLADLLGLKVIEIPSDPATGMSLEALQLAANQWSIKALVLTTRLSNPLGGTMPEERQKQLLRLASDFDIQIVEDDIYGELMFELGRTKALKAYDRLDRVIYCSSFSKTLSPGVRIGWMIAGKYQQEIQRLQMFSTHSACSVTQMGVAAYLENGGYDRHLRYIRQEYRKNLSAFQLAVQQYFPEGTQMTRPNGGFILWVSLPGRVNTQELHVRALQQGISIAPGLIFSNTEQFNHCIRLNCGTPWNREAERALMTLGMLASQLCQETAAGF, from the coding sequence ATGACCAATCTGTTGCTTTACCAACGTATCGCCCAGCAACTGGCTGAGGATATCCGGCGCGGTGTCTATCAGCCGGGCGAGCGCGTGCCTTCGGTGCGCAAGATGAGCTCCCAGTTGAATGTCAGCCACGCCACGGTGTTGCAGGCCTACGCCAACCTGGAAGACCAGGGGTTGATCCGCGCGCGCCCGCAGTCCGGGTATTACGTGCACCAGACGCCCGCGCTCACGGCGCCGACGCCGGATATCGCGCGGGTCGAGCGCCCGGGGCTGGTCACCCGTAGCAGCATCATCCAGCAGGTGTTGGTGGAGTCACGTCGCGAAGGCGTCTTCCCGCTGGGCGCCGCCGTGCCGAGTGTCGATTACCTGCCAGTGCGCGCGCTGCACCAGCAGTTGGCCAAGGTCACGCGCTTCCAGAGCCCTCGCGCGTTCAGCTATATGTTCAGCCCTGGTTTCGAACCGTTGCGTCGCCAGGTGGCGATCCGCATGCGCGATGCCGGCGTGGTGGTCGACCCGTCCGAAGTGGTGATCACCCACGGTTGCGTCGACGCGTTGCAGATGTCGTTGCGCGTGTTGACCCGTCCAGGCGACCTGATCGCCGCCGAATCGCCGACCTATTACGGCTTGTTGCAACTGGCCGACCTGCTCGGCCTCAAGGTTATCGAGATCCCCAGCGACCCGGCCACTGGCATGAGCCTGGAAGCCCTGCAACTGGCAGCCAACCAATGGTCGATCAAGGCCCTGGTGCTGACCACGCGCCTGAGCAACCCCCTGGGCGGCACCATGCCTGAGGAACGACAGAAACAGTTGCTGCGCCTGGCCTCGGATTTCGATATCCAGATCGTCGAGGACGATATCTACGGCGAGCTGATGTTCGAATTGGGGCGCACCAAGGCCCTGAAAGCCTATGACCGTCTGGATCGGGTGATCTACTGCTCGAGTTTTTCCAAGACCTTGTCCCCCGGTGTGCGCATCGGTTGGATGATCGCCGGCAAATACCAGCAGGAAATCCAGCGCCTGCAGATGTTCAGCACCCATTCGGCATGCAGTGTCACCCAGATGGGCGTCGCCGCGTACCTGGAGAACGGTGGCTACGACCGGCACCTTCGCTACATCCGTCAGGAATACCGCAAGAACCTCAGCGCTTTCCAGCTGGCGGTCCAGCAGTATTTCCCCGAAGGCACGCAGATGACCCGGCCTAACGGCGGTTTTATCCTGTGGGTCAGTTTGCCCGGGCGGGTCAATACCCAGGAACTGCATGTACGTGCCCTGCAACAGGGCATCAGCATCGCCCCGGGGCTGATCTTCAGTAACACCGAACAGTTCAACCACTGTATTCGCTTGAACTGCGGCACGCCGTGGAACCGTGAGGCAGAGCGCGCACTGATGACCCTGGGGATGTTGGCCAGCCAGTTGTGCCAGGAAACCGCAGCCGGTTTTTAG